The Apium graveolens cultivar Ventura chromosome 3, ASM990537v1, whole genome shotgun sequence sequence AGGACTCTCGACAAGtttcattatgacttctcgataagtattgtagAGATATCAACATATGTTTATAcatagagttctctacatgtataaattttagacttctcgataacttagagctgaaataatttaattcaataaattattttaataaaacaCTTTTGACACAAAATtaattctaattttatgttgatttattcaataaaaattagaataattcagtccaatcaagacaaactgggtatttattttatttctcgataagtcactatctagttctcgataaaaGTCAGAAAAGTGGCATCTCGATATGAGTTTAAAATTCATGTGACTTCTCGAAAAGAAAATCTGAACCGTTTGTCCCTACTTCTCGACAAgtttctataaatacccagacatcaCGATATAACCCcctttacgctttcgagatctcagtTGACCTAGCTTTTGCAAATCTTCACTATTCTCTCtcatttcaagttctttctctctcaaatttcCTACCCATTTAAATCCATACACTCACAATAGCTTCAAACAATGTTAGAGCTACTATTTCAAAGGAGGGTACCAACTACCTAGCTTTCACTAATGTTAACTaagctcctgacagtttcaagagTTTGGTTAAGTTTTTGTATGAgtcctatcttgcaggtgcctTAACTCATATTCTTATCCTGTACTTGGACGTACTCAATGAGTTTTGGAACTCAGCTGTGGTCAACACTGTTGTGCATGATTATCAAACAGTGTCCTTGGTGGTAAACTGCTAATTCAGGGAAAGCCTGTGGAGTTTGATGCCAATGATGTCAAAATAGTATTGGGCATCCCTAAAGACAgcatggtggaggtaccaactcaaCATGAGCTAGTTGAGTTTATGGATTTCATAAAATTACAGTGAGAAGTTCAACCTTTCTAGCTTGAACAAAAAGCATCTCAAGAGGGAATggtgttgtgcatatgttgtgtacttgatgatttcataaacaaaacatctatgtagattttacttagtgaaattatgtagcactcgacggataagaattatagtcccgacggataactcattatagtcccgacagatgattaacttattatccatcgagtgagtagcttatgtaataataagtttgtaacacagttatgtatgcacctttgtaaagaatctgtagtagcatataagtcatgttgactttaactagatatgcagaataggttgattaattgtacataaatgatgtcttgtaattctgcataagtgaaatagagtcaagtgccaaaatagctaccgacggatgattaacaaagccatcgacggatgatcaaatgactatcaacggatgtttaatatagcagtcgacggatgatcaattaaaccatcaacgtAAATAAGGCATGCCTAGTGATGCCTTAAAAATGAGGCATTTGATTCATGTCCTAGTGTTTTAAGGCACCACTAGGACATTGTTGGAGCACTCATTTAAACAAATTGCCTTAAATTCTAGTTTAGGACATGCATTCAGGGCACTCTTGGACTTGCTCTAATATAGAGCTATGAATGACATGGAACTCTAATTATGGTGAAGCTAAAGGTGAAACCTCTGCTATACTTGACATAAACTTGCGACCTGAACACTTTTTACAATAACTTTAGGAGTGGGTACAAAGACGGCATACTATGATACAGCTGCAAATTTTCAAGCCATAATATAGCTGCAAATCTGCAAGGCTGATTTTGTAAAATACAATTATGGGTTTTATTGCCAATTTGTTCTGTGCCAGATAATATCTGCTCAGAAACATGTTTGGctttttttctttctcttatAAACATAATTATATAGGGCAGGCTTAAATGGGACATCTAGCTCCTAGCTGAAAAATAAAACTCACACCTCTCGCAGATGTCAAGATTACATCGCTCCCTAGCTCCCTCCCCCCTCTTGTATTGACAGAAAGATCCGGTGTTCAATTCATAACTGTCAACAAACTGTTCGGCCATAACATAAAGATGCAATATAGAGGTTTTTAGACCACTTCTCCTGCGAAATAAATGAAGCACATGTGATTAACTGCATTGGAATTTGAGAGTGATATAATGATGACTGATTCAAAAGAAAAGTATGACACACCATAAAAATAAATAGCACCAGTCACCTCAAAAACTTCCTATATGTACTTGGATTGTATACATGAACATAAGGTCATATACACTCAGCTAAGTGTGCAATGTAGACCCAGTAAATATCACAAAAAAAATCTAAATTAAATATGATTATGTTAATCAGATAAATTTATTTGGGCAGAGAGAATTGCAAACATTTACCTTGACATGGGTGCTAGGAAAGGCAGACGTCCGTAGAGTTTCTTGAGTTTCGTCCGTCATCTTACGTCTTGGAACACTAAGTATGAAAGCTGATTGGTCAGTCGTAGCAGCCATAGACATTATTCTGTATCCATTCTCCCAACGCCGATGTATTCCTTCACTTGGATACAGAAAATCAAGCTCGACAACCTACATTCGACAAATTCATTTAGGGAAGTGCTTAGTAACATAAGAAATAACGAAGTGTAAAGATGAGTTGTTTTGCCTGTCCAATGAGAAACATACCTGATCAGAATATCCAGAGTTTCTAGACATGACAACACCCCAACGATTGCCAGCAGTAGTCATGGATGTGACATGAAAACCTTCTTTCCACTTCTTGTTAATCCACTTGAATGGAAAAGATTCACTCACTTTGTAAGATTGTTGGGTGTAAGGTGTGCCTGCATATTAAAAGAAAAGCCATGTTATCCAGGCTCTCAGAGCAATATAGAAAGAAGTGACCGTACGCAAAATGGAATGCCAAGAAGGTTGACAAAACTTAAACGACTTATGTGCCTAAATTGTCTAATAACTCTTGGACAGGGAACCCGATATTGGTATATTGATGTTCTTCATATCTCCTGGTACAGCCAAGCCTCCTATAAATATTAACAATAAGCTCTTTATTGATATTACTGAAGccagaattgatagaaaaagatCATCATCATCGTGGGAGAGCAGTTAGGTAGGCATTGGCTTGCACCAACAAATTTTCCAAACAAGACTTATATAAAGCCCTGAGCCCCTCATGGGTCAAGCTAAGAATCTGTTAACAGGAAAACTGGGTGCTGCACTAGATGACAGATTTCCATAACCCAACTAACCAGAGAACATGCCCCATTTTAAAAAGTAAAATTTTCCTCCAGCCAAATAAGTTTTTAGAACCAATAATAGCCTTTGCCCTTTAGTAATTGCATAtttatatcttttcataattttcacTGTAAGAGCATCATGGAAAAATGAAAGGGTACACATAAACACATACATATATAGAAAATATCTACACTTGTTTCAGATAGCTCATCTGCTAAACTAACCTTTAGACATAACGACCAAAGAACTGCCATTGCTCGCACCGGCTATTGAACTAATGTAGTAATTCTTCTCCCATTGTTCCATGATCCAATCCTAAAACAAAAATGCAATATACTTAGGGTGAAGTATGAACTACAGAAAACGAATTCATTACAATTAAGCAGACATGAATTTAAAAATGACCTTGTGAAGAAAGATTGCTGAAAGCTCATAAACCTGAGAACAGAATCCTGTTCCAGCATCCATGATTAAGGCCCAGAGATTTGCAGCTGAAGCCACACAGCTGATATATAAACCGTCTTCATTGCCCTTCTCAACATGCTGACGCAGCCTTGTGTCTGCAACATTGTAATGATATCTACAAATTGAAGAATAACATGAGTTTATTTGTCAAGTAATAAACCGTACCTCATTAGGTAACTATAGGGAACCCATTACAGTATTGTGTTTGTGCCAATATTCAAAAATTAACTTGGGTATTGCACTTTAGACGTAAATTTTCATTGACATTCAGAAGATGGGGATAAAACACCAAACAAGAGCTCACTAAAGTGAAGTTGGAGGAGTGGAGGAGATTAAGTATTCATAAAGTTCATTTCATTAGTTTGTCACGACATTGTGGGCAATGATTTGTGAAAGCAAAATGGCTCTCGGCCTCTCACAAATCCATTTACGCATCCcagaaaaaatatttttttgtgaCACCGCATTTGGCCATATCCTGCATAATTAATTGCAGGACGCGGTAACCTATTGTAGCATACTTTGAAAGATAAAGATTGCTAAGACCTAATGCTTATCTATTGCCATATTTTCCCTGCCTGGGTTTTAATGTTTTACCAAATTTAACAATGGTAACATATAATCTCCTTCAGCAGCAAAATCCTCAAAGAAAAGTTTGAACAATGTCTTAACTAATCAATCTCGATTCTCGACAGCTCATTAAACTTTAAACAACATTATCAACATTTAAAAAAAACTGAGATAAGATACTTAAGAAACACAGGAAACATTCATATTTCAATAACAATCTTTATCCATGTTCATGTCTTACACCTTCAGGCTGGCTGAAGGTTTCAGCAACATCTGACCATTAGCTAGAGGCACTCAAGGCATCTCATTAGAAATAAGAAGTTTACAAGGATTAGAACTTGACATCCACTTCTGATATGCATGATGCATCCAAAAGCAATTTCAAAGGTCCACAAGAATAGATATAAATATAACTTATTTAATTTaacttatttaatttaatttccatTTTGAGGTCCAGAAAAGGGTAAGCAAGTGTATATTTCTATTTTCTATATATATGTAACAGCTGATAGTTAAATACAAAAATTCTCGGTCAAGAGATTAAGATAGAGACCTCCCCATCTTAAaattaaataacatgcatttacCTCTGCTTCATGGGACGACGCGCATTGTAAACTGAAATCCACTGGGTTGCAGGACTACCTAGTCTCACTTTCTTCTTAGGTTGTTCATCTTCTTCCAAATTAATAAGCAACCGCCCTCTTTTTTGCCCGACCTAATCATAAAACACAAAACATGAAATTTTATCACTAAAACATAATAGCATGTGCAATAAATAGGAAAAAAAAATATCAACAAGATGTAACCTTCAGAGCTCCATCAATTCTGATAGGTCTCAAGGATGTGCATGGTTCAATAAGGTTTTCAAACAAAGATATTAGCTTGGAATAGTTTGGCTCCTCGTCAAATTTCATATTTGTAACAGCTTCAAGGAACTGTCTGTATGGGGCAGGACAAAAGCAGCACATCAACTCAGGCGAGGTGGACATTTTCTTTTTACATACAAGAAAGCTTTTATTGTCTCCCTACAAATATCAGTTAAGAAGAGAGTATCAATCACAGCACAAGCTGATATAAAATTCAACCTCAATATAGACGTAAGTTATAATGATGTGGTTACCTGGTATCCTTGCCACGGTAACCTCCCTTTAATGAGAAAAATTAATGTGTACGCCAGTGATTCAAGATCATCTCTTCTACTTCCGGTTCGACCTAAATGTGCATGCACACTCGCATATCTTATTGTCCCCCTGCCAAAGGAGATTATTAATATATTGAACAAACCATATTTTTATTGACATTTGGAGTTCCACAAACCTGAAAATGTCAGGTCGCTGATCATATTCGACATGCTGACCAGATGATGAATCTTTCCATCTAGATGCTAAATCAGTAAAAACATGTTAAAATAGATGGCATTTCCAAACTTGTGATAATAGAACAAGTGTAGACATTTAAAGATGGTATGTGTAAATATGCCAACATAAATTAACCAAATGCTTTTAAGATGTATAAGTGTAACATACCCAGTCCAAGATCAATAAGAAagagcttcttttcatcagggCTTCCAGGTTGACCGAGTAAAAAGTTCTCAGGCTTTACATCTCCATGCACAAACCTTCATACAAGTAGAAATAGTAGTAGGTAAAAGGCTACCCTTTTAGCGTAATGAAGATGGCGATGAAATTTAATATTGATGTTATGTGATAGAACATGTGATGATGGAGGCAAAATATATAGGACATGTATCAAACAGTTGGACTCACCCTTTCAAGTGAAGCTTTTCGAGAATTGATATCGCCTCCACCGCAATGCAAGCCACCATGTTTGGTGACATCCTGTAGCAGGTATTAATGAATAACCAATAACAAGAGATGCATGGATGTAATACAATGCATTTAAAGGGTTTTTCCTTGATGTTTAGGATTTCCCCTCTTGAATCAAGAGAATGCAGGTAGTTATATGGGTGTGAGTAATTATTTCCAAATCGTAATCGTGTGTTTTGTCTGACTTGTTTACGGTGTTCTTGGATACCAAAGGTTTCAGTGTATCCCTGTATCTGAGAGAGGGAGGGGGATggggagggagagggagagggagagactTACGACTGGCCTAATGAGTTCCAAACATCCCAAAGACTGGGTCCAAGAATATCCATGACCTGAAAATTGGATTCAAATTTAAGTAACACAAATTTTCTTTGCATTCTTTTTAAAAGAATCAGTAAAGTTGCTACTCATGGTAAACTAGGATGCCCGTCATATCTTACCAGGATGTAAAAGTCACCCTGGCGCCCCTTGTAGTGAACTGAGGGAATCCCATAACATCCGTTAAGATTGCTGTTACACAAGAAATATAATCGAAGCATATTAATATACAATCACTTAAATATATGAGGGAAATGTATAGATAATGGTATACAAAAGAAGAATTATACCTGTATACTTGCCACTCATACGGAGGCCCACAATTGCAACCTTTACTATTCCGGTGCTCAAACTTCAAAGCGACCTAcaatatgaatgcacaattatAAATAAATTGTGCACTCTCGAATATCATTCCAAAGCAAATTTGCAAAAAAAGTACCTCGATCGCATCTGCTCCTGTTCTCTCCGTGCCACCACTTACCCTCCTGCCAACATAAACTTGACCAAAACCTCCCTTACCCAGCTTCCTTTCCGTCTTGTATACAGGCGAGTTACCCACTTGTACCTGCACCAACAACAAAGTGTTTTTTAAGTAATTCTGAGTTGGTGGTAAGTATTAAAACATCACAACTCCGTTATGTATCAAGTAGATGTATCATAACGCTGGTTCATGTAGGCAGTATGTAATGCCACATCCATCCAAGCTTGACACATATATGAAAACTCCAAATATAAATATCATTACTGAACGCAATTACAATATACCCTCTCAGGAACTGGAGCTGTACTTGTATCTTCTTCAACTCCCAGTATTTTGTCTCCACTCGGACCCTCCATTGCAATATCTTTCTCTACACCACCCTCTACTCTATTAAAAATGTGTTCTCCAGCCACCCCACCAATGATCGGCTGTGGAAGACCCTCACAAGGTGGCTCCGGATCTAGATCAATCAATCTAACTCCCCTGCCTCCACCAGCATAAGTTGGTCTCCCTGGAATTGCCACTGCAGGCCTGTTAGTTACTGCTGCATTGGAACCCCTTCCTCTTCCCGCACCAGCTCTTCTTCTAGTTCTGTTCTGAGTAGGGAACAGAAAATTTTCTGCTTGTTCAACAGGCTGAGGGGGAGGCTGCGGATCATCAAGTCGTTTTGATCTTCGTGCTCCACTACGCAGCTGTGGCATTGTCACCCCATGCAAATCACGTACAACTCAATTACCTTGAAGTGCATCTAGATCTTCAATCATCTGTAAATATGAAATTTGATAAATGCATTAATACACATACATCGTACCAACAAAACTTTAAAAAGGAAATAACAGGTAGTGACGCTTTTTGAGTAACAAAACTCGACATATAAGCTCCATAGCTGTAAGAAACAACTACAGACAATTTGGAAGTTGCTTGATATAATTAGTGGCAGTTGGAGACGAACAATTACCATTTCTACTAAATATGGAAAATCTTGAAAACGAATCACTAAAACCATTACATAACAAAAGATATGACATTTCTTTGTTTCTATTAGCATGAATTTTGTTATAACATATCGAGGAACGCTTACCATACAACAACCAAATCAACACATAAACAACCAACTTCATAAAAATTTAAGACTTTGAAAAAGAACAAAATAAAGAATTATCCATAGAGTAAAGTACAGAGGTGTGGCTGAAGCTGAACTTTACCCACTTTTGCATTTTGGTGACCGAAATTCCAAATTTGTTATATAGTGGCCAAACATTCTTTTATATCTTAGCCACTTTTTTGAGAAAAAAAATTGATGTTTGTTCTTAAAAAAGTGGCCCTTTAAGAAGAGTTAAAGCAATATTTGAACACTATTTTGCAAATTTGAAATTTCAGCCACCAAAATACAAAAGCGGGTAAAGTTGAGCCACCACTTTGCAATTTACTCATTATCCATATCATCATAAGTTATGATTCATAACTAATCACAAAACTGAATGCCTATGCAACCATCCTTAATGACAAAACATAATAAAGTTAAAACTAACATATGAAACACAGCCCAAGTATCAGAAGCTAAAACTAAGAAGCCTTAATCATACACTTGGATTTGATCATAACATAAAATGATTTCAATAAGCAACAGGGTGTCAGAACAGATCAAATACATGACAAACAAGTTGATAGATCATAAAACTGTAATATACAACAACAACAATACAAAATATATGATCAAGTCATCTTAACTTAAAAAACATAAGCCGATCATCAAAGAAACTGCAAAAAGAGAAAAGATAAGGAAAATTAAGATGGTACCTGAAACAAAAGGCAAGAATGAAGGGGGGGTGATAAAAGTATGAAGAATCGGAAGAGAAATGAAAGGTGGATCGGATATAGATCTTTAGTAAATATGTATGAccatataattattataattaaaaaaaataatacacAGGATCTTATCTGAAACCCAAAGTATATGATCAAAATTGTATATTATTAGTCCGGGGTATCTGTTGGTTTCTTCTCTATCATgtatctctctccctctctctctctctctcatttatATGGATCACACTTCTCTCGTCAGTTTAACTGATGTGCTGTCCGAATTGCTATTTTTAATTTGAAGTTTCCACATAATTGGGAAAAGAAAATAATAAGATTATGTGATTTGGGATTTATCGAAATTAATCGGTGTAAAATCggatatattttaatattttaaattattcttAATTAAAATTATAGATTTTAATAATAGTTTATAAGTTAACATTTATTTATCctattatataatttataattatttagcTTTAGTTGATATTCTATTTTATatctattaatttatttataatatactAATCAAGAACAATACATTGAGATTAATAGGAC is a genomic window containing:
- the LOC141713727 gene encoding casein kinase 1-like protein HD16 — its product is MPQLRSGARRSKRLDDPQPPPQPVEQAENFLFPTQNRTRRRAGAGRGRGSNAAVTNRPAVAIPGRPTYAGGGRGVRLIDLDPEPPCEGLPQPIIGGVAGEHIFNRVEGGVEKDIAMEGPSGDKILGVEEDTSTAPVPERVQVGNSPVYKTERKLGKGGFGQVYVGRRVSGGTERTGADAIEVALKFEHRNSKGCNCGPPYEWQVYSNLNGCYGIPSVHYKGRQGDFYILVMDILGPSLWDVWNSLGQSMSPNMVACIAVEAISILEKLHLKGFVHGDVKPENFLLGQPGSPDEKKLFLIDLGLASRWKDSSSGQHVEYDQRPDIFRGTIRYASVHAHLGRTGSRRDDLESLAYTLIFLIKGRLPWQGYQGDNKSFLVCKKKMSTSPELMCCFCPAPYRQFLEAVTNMKFDEEPNYSKLISLFENLIEPCTSLRPIRIDGALKVGQKRGRLLINLEEDEQPKKKVRLGSPATQWISVYNARRPMKQRYHYNVADTRLRQHVEKGNEDGLYISCVASAANLWALIMDAGTGFCSQVYELSAIFLHKDWIMEQWEKNYYISSIAGASNGSSLVVMSKGTPYTQQSYKVSESFPFKWINKKWKEGFHVTSMTTAGNRWGVVMSRNSGYSDQVVELDFLYPSEGIHRRWENGYRIMSMAATTDQSAFILSVPRRKMTDETQETLRTSAFPSTHVKEKWSKNLYIASLCYGRTVC